A window of Flavobacterium flavigenum contains these coding sequences:
- a CDS encoding F0F1 ATP synthase subunit epsilon, translated as MILEIVSPEAKLFSGEVTSVTLPGVDGSFQILNHHAPVVSILEKGTIKIVASSFSFSKEVAGKFTKVNDQTYTLEINSGTIEMKDNKIIVLAD; from the coding sequence ATGATTTTAGAAATAGTATCACCAGAAGCAAAATTATTTTCAGGAGAAGTAACATCTGTTACATTGCCTGGAGTTGACGGAAGCTTTCAAATATTGAATCATCACGCTCCTGTAGTTTCTATTCTAGAAAAAGGAACTATTAAAATTGTGGCTTCAAGCTTCAGTTTTTCTAAAGAAGTTGCGGGTAAATTCACGAAAGTAAATGACCAGACTTATACTTTGGAAATTAATTCGGGAACTATTGAGATGAAAGACAATAAAATTATTGTTTTAGCAGACTAA
- a CDS encoding helix-turn-helix domain-containing protein translates to MPIIINLDVMLAKRKMRSNELAEKIGITTANLSILKTGKAKAIRISTLETICEILECQPGDIMEYIKE, encoded by the coding sequence ATGCCAATTATCATCAACTTAGACGTAATGCTCGCTAAACGCAAAATGCGCTCAAACGAACTGGCAGAAAAAATTGGAATTACAACAGCTAATCTTTCTATATTAAAAACAGGAAAAGCAAAAGCAATTCGTATTTCAACATTAGAAACCATCTGCGAAATATTAGAATGCCAACCAGGAGATATCATGGAATATATAAAAGAATAA